The genomic DNA AGGAGACGCATCCTTCGCGGGCGCCGGAGCGGAAGGCGGGTCGGGTGGAGCGGCGGGCTAGACGGCCATCCCGTACACGATGGTGAACAGCGTGCCGAGTGATCCGATGATGAAGACGCCGGTCAGGCCGGCCACGATCAGGCCCTTGCCCTGCTCGGCGCTGAACGTGTCCCGCAGCGCGGTCGCGCCGATGCGCTGCTTGGCCGCCCCCCAGATGGCGATGCCGAGGCACAGCAGGATGGCCACGGCCATCACGATCTCGATCATCACACGGGCCTGGTTGCCCAGGCTCCCGAAGGGCCCCCAGTTCGGGGCGATTCCGCCAATGATGGTGGTGATGTCGCCCTTCTCGGCCGCCAGGTACATGTAACTCACCGCCCCTGTTCGGTAGGTTGACGACCCGCCGGGTGCGCGGGCCGTCAACTATCTTCGCTGATCGAACCGCCGACGTACGACGTCTTGGCGGGTCTCTTTACCCGGACTCCGCACGTTTGACCGGCCCAGCCTCCCTGACCTGCGTGAGTGGGGTGCGCAACGCGTGCGGATATACGGATGACCACTCTGTTTATCACGCAGTGTGACCATGGGCAATGACCGCAGTTGTCCCCTGATCGGCGATTCGCCCGTATACGACGGCGCCGCCGTCGGAGGGGCTTCCGGCGGCGGCGGGCGCGGTGCGCCTGGGTGGGTGCGGGCCGAGCCCCGGCGGGGGCGGTACCGGCCCGTCCCGCGGTGCTAGCCCGTCTTGACGAGGAAGTAGCCCAGGACCGCGATGGCGAAGGCGGTCATCGCGATGACGGCGATCGCGGCGGCCGTTCCCCCGGGGTCTCCGAGCCGGCTCACCTTGTTCCCCATGGTGTTCTCCCGTGGTGCTGGCCCCGGCCCGGTTGCCGCCGGGGTGTGAACACAGCCGTTTGCGACTGCGGGCACAGCGTAACGGGCGTGGTCCAGACCAGATGGAGGGGGTCGAGTGGAGGGGGCGGCGGAGGCGGTCGGGGGCCTGCGGCCGCCGGGCCGGAACGGGGGCGCGGTGCCCGCCCTCGCGGTGCGAAGCGGGCGGGGAGTCTCCGGCAGTTCCGGTGTTTGTCCAGGTCGGGGTAGGACGGTACGTCGCGGCCCATCGGTGGGCGGGGAGCGGGGAGCGCCCGGCGAGAGGGTCCCGGAGTGTGGTGCGCGGTGCCTGCGGCTGCGGTGGGTGTGGTGTGGGGGTGCCGCGTTCTCGACAGAGACTGACTCTTTTGTTTCTCTGATGTTCATTCGCGTACGCCATGTGTTCGCTCGCGTCCGGATTCGTCCTCCCGTCGCCGTCCATCGGGCACGGAAGGACCCGCACGCGACGCCGAGTGCCCGCCCACCGCCCGCCGGCCACCACCCACCACCCGCCGGTCTGCGCCCCCGCAGCCCGGTCCGCTCGTCCGGCCGGTGCCGGTTCCCGGAGCCCCCGGAGCCCCCGGAGCCCCGAACCCCCGACACCTTCGCCCCCGTGCCGCGCCGCCGGTCCGGACGCCGCGAGGCACCCCACCCGGGCCCTCGACGAAAGCCGGAAGAGAATTCGACGGCGATGTCGAGAACCCGTGTTCGGCTCCGTCCCCGGGGTGAACGCGACCACAATGGGCCGCACGAGCACCGAGGAGAACCACGATGGCCAAGTACCTGCTGCTGAAGCACTACCGCGGCGCCCCGGCTCCGGTCAACGACGTGCCGATGGAGCGGTGGAGCCCGCAGGAGATCTCGGCGCACATGCAGTACATGAGCGACTTCGCGGCCCGGCTGCAGGAGACGGGCGAGTACGTCGACGGTCAGGCGCTCGCCCCCGAGGGAACGTGGGTCCGCTACGGCGGCGAGGGGCGCCCGCCGGTCACCGACGGGCCGTTCGCGGAGACCAAGGACCTCATCGCCGGCTGGATGATCGTCGACGTCGACAGCCACGAGCGCGCCGTCGAACTGGCCGGGGAACTGTCGGCCGCTCCCGGGGCGGGCGGCAGGCCGATCCACGAGTGGCTGGAGGTGCGCCCGTTCCTGACCCTGCCGCCCTCCGTCACGGAGTGACCTCCCCGATGGACGAAGCCCTGCTCAGGAGCCTCATCCCGAGCGTGCTCACCCTCCTCGTCCGCCGCGGAGCCGACTTCGCGGCGGCCGAGGACGCCGTGCAGGACGCCCTCGTCGAGGCGCTCAGGGTCGGGGCGGCCGGGCCCTCCCCGGGCTCCTCGGGCGGGGAGCACCCCGTGCGGGACCCGAAGGGCTGGCTGGTCGCCGTGGCCTGGCGCAGGTTCCTCGACGCGACGCGGGCCGACGCCGCCCGCCGCCGGCGCGAGGACCGCGTCGAGGGGGAGCCCGCGCCCGGACCGGCGTCCGCGGTGGACGACACGCTCCGGCTGTACTTCCTGTGCGCCCACCCGTCGCTGACCCCGGCATCGGCGGTCGCGCTCACGCTGCGCGCCGTCGGCGGGCTGACCACCCGCCAGATCGCCCGGGCCTACCTGGTGCCCGAGGCGACCATGGCGCAGCGGATCAGCCGCGCCAAACGCACCGTCTCCGGCGTGCGCTTCGACCGGCCCGGCGACGTCGCCACCGTGCTGCGCGTCCTCTACCTGGTCTTCAACGAGGGGTACTCCGGCGACGTCGACCTCGCCTCCGAGGCCATCCGGCTCACCCGGCAGCTCACGGCCCGGGTCGACCACCCCGAGGCGGCCGGGCTGCTCGCCCTCATGCTGCTCCACCACGCCCGGCGCGCCGCCCGGACCGCGCCCGACGGCAGCCTGGTACCGCTCGCCGAGCAGGACCGGAGCCGCTGGGACACCGCGCTGATCGCCGAAGGCGTCGGGATCCTCCAGGCGGCGCTCGCCCGCGACCGGCTGGGCGAGTTCCAGGCCCAGGCCGCCATCGCCGCCCTCCACTCCGACGCGCCCGCCGCCGAGGAGACCGACTGGGTGCAGATCGTCGAGTGGTACGACGAGCTCACGCGCCTGACCGACAGCCCCGTCGTGCGGCTCAACCGCGCGGTCGCCGTCGGGGAGGCCGACGGACCGCGCGCCGGCCTGGCGGCGCTCGCGGAGCTGGACGCCTCGCTGCCCCGCCACACCGCGGTGGCCGCGTACCTCCACGAGCGCGACGGCGACCCGGTGACGGCGGCACGGCTGTACGCCGAGGCGGCCCCCAAGGCCCCCAACCTCGCCGAGCGCGCCCACCTGACCCGCCAGGCCGCCCGGCTCAACGCCGGCCTGCGCCGCTGACGGGCCGCGCCCGGCTCCCGCGTACCCCGGCTCCTCACCCCGCGAGCCGGTCGAACTCCCCGTCCCGCACCCCGGCGGCGAAGGCGTCCCACTGGGCGGCGGTCGTGGTGACGACCACGCCCGGGTCGTCCGCGCTCCGCAGCCGGAGGACCCCGCCGGGGCCGCGCTCCACATCGGGAAGGGGCAGCCGGCCGGCGTTGACGGCGTCCCGCCACGCCCGCCAGGTGGCGGGGGCCAGGGTGAGCACGGCGCCGGTGGGATCGCCGCTCTCGACGAGTCTGACCGCACCCCCGGGAGCGGGCGCGAGGTGTATGCAGGCGTCGCCGGTGGCGCAGTGGGAGGACTTCCGCCAGGTCTGGCCGTACGCGTTACGCATCGGGGATCCCTTCACAGCTGTCCGGCGATGTGGTGGATGAGGTCGCGGGACTCCTCCGGCCCGAGGGCCACCGCTTCCATGCGGTCGAGGAGGAGCCGGTACTCCTCCAGTTCGGGCGGAGAGTCCAGCAGGACCGGGCCGTGCGACTGGTCGAGGTGGACGGTGTCGAGCTGCGGTACCGGCCCGCAGGCGAAGTTCACCGACTGCCCGGCGCCGGGGAAGGCGCCGACGTCGAAGGGGATGACCAGGACGCTGATGTGGGGCCGCTCGCTCATGTCCAGTACGTGCTGGAGCTGCGCCCTGGCCACCTCGGGGCCGCCGACCTTCATGCGCAGGGCGGCTTCGTGGATGATCGTGCTGTACGGGATCGGCCGCGGCCCGTGGAGGACGGCCTGGCGCCGGATGCGGTGGGACGCCCGGTGCTCGACCTCCGGCGGCGGGGTGACGGGAAGCAGTTGCCTGAAGATCTCGCGAGCGTGGTCGAGTGTCTGCAGCAGACCGGGGATGTGGGTGGTGTACGCCGTGCGCAACGCGGTCGCGTGGTGCTCCAGCTCCGCGAGGTCGAGCAGGCTCGGCGGCAGTATCCCGCGGTACTCCTCCCACCAGCCCTTCGTGCGCTCCCCCGCCATGGCCGCGAGGGCGTCGACGTACGCCTGGTCGGTGCAGCCGTACGTACGGGCCATCGCGCGCACGCGGTCGGGACTCACTCCGAAGCGCGCCCTCTCGACATTGCTGAGCTGCCCCGAGCTGGTGCCCAGCCGTTGGGCCGCCTCGGTCGAGGTGAGACCCGCGCGTTCGCGCAGGCGGCGCAGCTCGGCGGCGATGCGGGCGCGCCGCGCGGTGACGGGCGGCCGTGAGGTCATGCGACTCCTCCCGGGGAACAGCTGATTGGTCCGGTCACCCACACGGGCGTTTCCGGTACGAGAATCCTTGGATCCCCGCAAAGAATCTTTGCGACACCTCTAGTGTCCGTACCAGGCCACCCGCCAGGAAGCGCACCGGTCGACGGGCCGGCAGAGCCACCGGGCACACGCATGTTCGCCTCAACTCTCCCCACTCACCGGAGACTTCCATGTCCTTCACCGTAACGCCGCCGTGGGCGTACACCCTCCAGCTCCCGCAGGATCCGCGCGGCCCCGGCATCGCCCGGCGCACCGTCCGCACCGTTCTGGCGGCCTACGGGATGCAGGCCCTGACCGCCGTCGCCGAACTCGTCACCAGCGAGCTGGTCACCAACGCGTAGCTGTACTCCGACGCCCCGTACAGCCTCCACCTGGACGCCACCGGCCCGGGGCGGCTGCGGGTGAGCGTCCGGGACGGCAACCCGTACATCCCGGCCCCGTTCCGGGGCGGTACGGCCGCTCCGGCGGAGGACGGCGACGAACGCGGGCGCGGGCTGCGGCTCGTGGAGCTGTGCCGACGACTTCGGAGCGCGTCCGCTGGGCGACGGCGGCCCCTTCGGGGAGGGCGGCGGGAAACTGCTGTGGGCCGAGTGCGCGGAACCGGCGGCGGACGCGGGTGACGGCTGACACGGGTGACGGCC from Streptomyces sp. MRC013 includes the following:
- a CDS encoding DUF397 domain-containing protein; protein product: MRNAYGQTWRKSSHCATGDACIHLAPAPGGAVRLVESGDPTGAVLTLAPATWRAWRDAVNAGRLPLPDVERGPGGVLRLRSADDPGVVVTTTAAQWDAFAAGVRDGEFDRLAG
- a CDS encoding YciI family protein, whose translation is MAKYLLLKHYRGAPAPVNDVPMERWSPQEISAHMQYMSDFAARLQETGEYVDGQALAPEGTWVRYGGEGRPPVTDGPFAETKDLIAGWMIVDVDSHERAVELAGELSAAPGAGGRPIHEWLEVRPFLTLPPSVTE
- a CDS encoding helix-turn-helix transcriptional regulator, coding for MTSRPPVTARRARIAAELRRLRERAGLTSTEAAQRLGTSSGQLSNVERARFGVSPDRVRAMARTYGCTDQAYVDALAAMAGERTKGWWEEYRGILPPSLLDLAELEHHATALRTAYTTHIPGLLQTLDHAREIFRQLLPVTPPPEVEHRASHRIRRQAVLHGPRPIPYSTIIHEAALRMKVGGPEVARAQLQHVLDMSERPHISVLVIPFDVGAFPGAGQSVNFACGPVPQLDTVHLDQSHGPVLLDSPPELEEYRLLLDRMEAVALGPEESRDLIHHIAGQL
- a CDS encoding DUF6596 domain-containing protein; the protein is MDEALLRSLIPSVLTLLVRRGADFAAAEDAVQDALVEALRVGAAGPSPGSSGGEHPVRDPKGWLVAVAWRRFLDATRADAARRRREDRVEGEPAPGPASAVDDTLRLYFLCAHPSLTPASAVALTLRAVGGLTTRQIARAYLVPEATMAQRISRAKRTVSGVRFDRPGDVATVLRVLYLVFNEGYSGDVDLASEAIRLTRQLTARVDHPEAAGLLALMLLHHARRAARTAPDGSLVPLAEQDRSRWDTALIAEGVGILQAALARDRLGEFQAQAAIAALHSDAPAAEETDWVQIVEWYDELTRLTDSPVVRLNRAVAVGEADGPRAGLAALAELDASLPRHTAVAAYLHERDGDPVTAARLYAEAAPKAPNLAERAHLTRQAARLNAGLRR